The following coding sequences are from one Chroogloeocystis siderophila 5.2 s.c.1 window:
- a CDS encoding esterase-like activity of phytase family protein: MLQLQGFAKLPADTFAEGPPSGQYNDDGSLRSEPRFPGQPVQGFSAVQFADENSFWFLSDNGFGSKLNSQDYLLRIYRVDPSFRGLENKDGSVDVLNFIQLADPDNKITFPIKNEDTNARLLTGFDFDVESFVFAADGTLWVGEEFGPYLLHFDRTGKLLDAPIPTPDFNGDFVRSPDNPDVLAGNATANLNRSRGYEGLAITPDKTKLYALLEGSVAGDPEDALRIYEFDLAAKEFTGIKGYYRKENPDYAIGDFAVINENEYLVIERDNLSGDAAQFKRIYKVDLSQQDANGYVAKQEIGDLLNIRDPQDLNADSSTTFTFPFVTIENVLVIDENTIVVANDNNYPATGGRSDTESDHNEIIVLKLDQPLNLDPRVGMSAIAGSNLRFGTPNDDEFFATRNDTLFGGAGDDTLDATAGQGNNRLYGDSGNDELLAGIRDRLFGGDGNDILDASQGRGDNRLYGGAGNDTLFAGRGDSLFGGDGDDVLFAGTGDNILTGGDGQDQFWIVAGETPTSPNTIRDFQSDVDVIGLGAGLAFVDLAIAQTGSDTKISLKDGTPLAILEGVDAGTISISDFVSTAPRPLIIGHRGASGLRPEHTLAAYELAIDQGADYIEPDIVSTKDGVLVARHENEISGTTDVADRPEFADRKTTKIIDGEEITGWFTEDFTLAELKTLRAKERLPELRSTEYDGLYEVPTLQEIIDLAQRKSAEVGRTIGIYPETKHPTYFDSIGLSLEEPLVEILDANGYSDHDDPVFIQSFETANLKQLDELTNVPLIQLLGDSGQPYDFTVSGDSRTYLDLTTPDELTNIATYADGIGPSKRLIVPVDAAGRLQSPTSLIDDAHAAGLLVHAYTFRNEDFFLAPDYQGNPELEYEQFFSLGLDGLFTDFPGTGFEVAQRLYPLIAADPLLGVGLLSTDTPTA, encoded by the coding sequence ATGCTGCAACTCCAAGGTTTTGCCAAATTACCCGCAGATACTTTTGCCGAAGGGCCGCCATCAGGACAATATAATGATGATGGTTCGCTCAGATCGGAACCGCGATTTCCTGGACAGCCAGTTCAAGGATTTAGTGCAGTTCAATTTGCTGACGAAAATTCTTTTTGGTTTCTTTCGGATAATGGTTTTGGAAGTAAGTTAAATAGTCAAGATTATCTCCTACGTATCTACCGCGTTGATCCGAGTTTTCGCGGATTAGAAAATAAAGACGGTAGCGTAGATGTTTTGAACTTTATTCAACTTGCCGACCCTGATAATAAAATAACCTTTCCTATCAAAAACGAAGATACAAACGCCCGACTTCTAACTGGCTTTGATTTTGATGTAGAATCATTTGTCTTTGCGGCGGATGGTACACTTTGGGTAGGCGAAGAATTTGGACCTTATTTATTGCATTTTGATCGCACAGGGAAACTTCTAGACGCACCAATTCCCACACCAGACTTTAACGGTGATTTTGTGCGATCGCCTGACAACCCCGATGTGTTAGCAGGTAATGCAACGGCAAATCTAAATCGTTCTAGAGGTTACGAAGGTTTAGCCATTACTCCCGATAAAACAAAGCTATACGCTTTACTCGAAGGAAGCGTAGCAGGCGATCCAGAAGATGCGTTGCGAATTTATGAATTCGATTTAGCAGCGAAAGAATTTACTGGTATCAAGGGCTATTACCGCAAAGAAAATCCTGACTACGCAATTGGGGATTTTGCGGTTATCAACGAAAACGAATACTTAGTCATTGAGCGCGACAATTTAAGTGGAGACGCAGCACAATTCAAGAGAATTTACAAGGTAGACTTGTCACAGCAAGATGCGAATGGTTATGTTGCCAAACAAGAAATTGGCGATTTGTTAAACATTCGCGATCCGCAAGATCTTAATGCTGACTCTAGCACAACATTTACCTTTCCCTTCGTCACCATCGAAAATGTTTTGGTAATCGACGAAAATACAATTGTTGTTGCTAACGATAACAATTACCCTGCAACAGGTGGACGTTCGGATACCGAATCCGATCATAATGAAATCATTGTATTGAAGTTAGATCAACCACTAAATCTCGATCCACGCGTCGGAATGAGTGCGATCGCGGGTAGTAACCTCCGCTTTGGGACTCCCAATGATGATGAATTCTTTGCGACGCGTAACGATACTTTATTCGGTGGTGCGGGTGACGATACTCTAGATGCTACCGCAGGACAAGGTAACAATCGTTTGTATGGCGACAGCGGTAATGATGAATTACTAGCAGGTATCCGCGATCGCTTGTTTGGCGGTGACGGTAACGATATCCTCGATGCTTCCCAAGGACGTGGCGATAATCGGCTTTACGGTGGTGCGGGTAACGATACTTTGTTTGCAGGTAGGGGTGATTCCTTATTCGGTGGCGATGGTGACGACGTGCTATTTGCAGGCACTGGTGATAACATTCTCACAGGCGGTGATGGTCAAGATCAATTTTGGATTGTTGCTGGAGAAACTCCTACATCACCTAATACGATTCGCGACTTTCAATCGGATGTTGATGTTATCGGTTTAGGCGCGGGTTTAGCTTTTGTCGATTTGGCGATCGCCCAAACCGGAAGTGATACAAAAATTAGCCTCAAAGATGGAACGCCACTCGCTATCTTAGAAGGAGTTGATGCGGGTACGATTTCTATTTCTGATTTTGTGAGTACTGCACCCCGTCCCCTGATTATCGGTCATCGCGGCGCAAGTGGTTTGCGTCCAGAACACACGTTAGCTGCATACGAGTTAGCCATCGATCAAGGCGCTGATTATATCGAACCGGATATCGTTTCAACTAAAGATGGTGTATTAGTCGCGCGTCACGAAAACGAAATTTCTGGAACGACAGATGTCGCAGATCGCCCTGAATTTGCCGATCGCAAAACAACAAAAATCATCGACGGGGAAGAAATCACTGGTTGGTTTACAGAAGACTTTACTTTAGCCGAACTCAAGACTCTCCGCGCTAAAGAACGTTTACCCGAACTCCGCAGCACCGAATACGATGGTTTATACGAAGTTCCCACACTGCAAGAAATTATCGACTTAGCGCAGCGTAAAAGCGCGGAAGTTGGGCGCACAATTGGTATCTATCCTGAAACTAAGCATCCTACTTATTTTGATAGTATCGGGCTATCGCTTGAAGAACCACTTGTCGAGATTCTGGATGCGAATGGCTATAGCGATCACGACGATCCTGTTTTCATTCAATCTTTTGAAACCGCCAATCTCAAGCAACTAGATGAATTAACGAACGTTCCTTTAATTCAGCTACTCGGCGACAGCGGACAACCCTATGACTTTACTGTGAGTGGCGATTCGCGTACTTATCTTGATTTAACAACTCCTGATGAGTTGACAAATATTGCAACTTATGCTGATGGCATTGGTCCTTCTAAGCGGTTGATTGTTCCGGTTGATGCAGCAGGAAGATTGCAATCGCCGACATCACTCATTGATGACGCCCATGCAGCAGGATTACTCGTTCACGCCTACACTTTCCGCAATGAAGACTTTTTCCTCGCTCCTGATTATCAAGGTAATCCAGAGTTAGAATACGAGCAATTCTTTAGCCTGGGGCTAGATGGATTATTTACCGACTTTCCTGGAACCGGCTTTGAAGTCGCACAGCGTCTTTATCCTTTGATTGCAGCTGATCCTTTACTCGGTGTAGGTTTGTTATCAACTGATACGCCAACAGCATAA
- a CDS encoding AAA-like domain-containing protein, with product MRVNLLNSSCKSTWNQQLLYKPKRYRGTVLTQSGLQKLYNQIQQLSADEGCEMTPRRIAEKTQRIEPQGLNAATVRKILQAQTGVDQESIRLVFQALNLTLEPLDFNYFYHVCTEQAAPFAVKSQSALNHPVYLTNAVGGDRCIKGSQQAQLTKIDLPEYPGSPLPLNSRFYVERSAIRTQAYAQLHKSGSLTWIRAPHKMGKSSLLLRIHSYAKQLDYHAVHLDFQQADRVILSELNKLLRWMCKTISLQLKIEYCLEQHWDNELGSKVSFIVCLHHLLAQLHQPLVLSLNEVNRLFEYPDVCREFLLLLRGLNEEVKYDEVLQNLRLILAYSTDACISANFEDQLLHIGMTLHLPEFSIAEVQQLALVYQLPWENSSLIAQLMEWVGGHPYLIQLAFYHLTTSIPTASVDTYQLQQLMQQATMSVAIYQYHLQQIWSIVQAEPLLFAAVEQLISQEEIIIESSVARKLESLGIARSEGDRTILRGRLYQKYFQKKNSSLVKLS from the coding sequence GTGCGAGTCAATTTGCTTAACTCAAGTTGTAAAAGTACGTGGAATCAACAACTGTTGTATAAACCAAAACGATATCGAGGAACAGTCCTGACTCAAAGCGGATTACAAAAGCTGTACAATCAGATTCAGCAGCTTTCTGCGGATGAGGGTTGCGAGATGACGCCGCGCCGAATCGCAGAAAAAACGCAACGCATCGAACCTCAAGGATTAAACGCTGCTACTGTGCGGAAAATCTTGCAAGCACAAACTGGTGTAGACCAAGAGTCAATCCGTCTGGTGTTTCAAGCACTCAATCTTACACTAGAACCATTAGATTTTAATTATTTTTATCATGTTTGCACTGAGCAGGCTGCACCTTTTGCGGTCAAATCTCAGTCAGCCTTGAATCATCCGGTATATTTAACCAATGCAGTGGGTGGCGATCGCTGTATCAAAGGTTCGCAACAAGCGCAGCTAACCAAAATAGATCTACCTGAATACCCAGGTAGCCCCCTTCCTTTGAACTCTAGATTCTATGTTGAACGTTCGGCAATTCGAACTCAAGCGTATGCCCAACTGCATAAATCTGGCAGTTTGACGTGGATCAGAGCACCGCATAAAATGGGCAAAAGTTCTTTGCTATTACGTATCCACTCTTATGCTAAGCAACTCGATTATCATGCCGTTCATCTAGATTTTCAGCAAGCTGATCGCGTCATTCTTTCAGAGTTGAACAAGTTATTGCGCTGGATGTGCAAAACTATTAGCTTGCAGCTAAAAATTGAATATTGCTTAGAACAACATTGGGATAACGAACTTGGTAGCAAAGTCAGTTTTATTGTTTGCTTACATCATCTCTTAGCACAATTACATCAGCCGCTTGTTTTGTCTTTGAACGAAGTCAATCGTTTATTTGAATATCCTGATGTTTGCCGCGAGTTTTTGCTATTGTTGCGAGGTCTCAATGAAGAAGTGAAGTATGATGAAGTCCTACAAAATCTGCGATTAATTTTAGCATATTCTACTGATGCGTGTATTTCCGCGAATTTTGAGGATCAGCTATTGCATATTGGCATGACGCTTCATCTTCCCGAATTTAGCATCGCGGAAGTGCAACAACTTGCGCTAGTGTATCAGTTGCCTTGGGAAAATTCTTCCTTGATCGCGCAACTTATGGAATGGGTCGGCGGACACCCGTATCTTATTCAACTCGCGTTTTACCACCTGACAACCTCAATACCTACCGCCTCAGTTGATACATACCAATTACAACAACTGATGCAACAAGCAACAATGTCAGTGGCAATTTATCAGTATCACTTGCAACAAATTTGGTCTATAGTGCAAGCCGAGCCTTTATTATTCGCAGCAGTTGAGCAATTAATATCTCAAGAAGAAATTATTATAGAGTCAAGTGTTGCACGCAAATTGGAAAGTTTAGGGATTGCTCGCTCTGAAGGCGATCGCACCATTTTACGTGGTCGTTTGTATCAAAAATATTTTCAAAAGAAGAACTCAAGTCTTGTCAAACTCAGTTAA
- a CDS encoding DUF3288 family protein, with the protein MSEVKNKDQQHPLYNRDRALINTLLTAAPTDLNLAELARMRIRYNGFPGARDLQADLDKIMQTWNLTEAELFEKTRQLHATKSVYTNFGNKSETEDWS; encoded by the coding sequence ATGTCAGAAGTAAAAAATAAAGACCAACAGCATCCGCTCTACAATCGCGATCGCGCGCTGATTAATACTTTACTAACCGCAGCACCTACAGACTTGAATCTTGCTGAACTTGCAAGAATGCGCATTCGTTACAATGGCTTTCCTGGTGCGCGAGATCTCCAAGCTGACTTAGACAAAATTATGCAAACGTGGAATCTTACTGAAGCCGAACTTTTTGAGAAGACGCGTCAACTGCACGCTACCAAGTCAGTTTATACAAATTTTGGTAACAAAAGCGAAACCGAGGATTGGAGTTAG
- a CDS encoding MlaD family protein, with protein sequence MQRSRSVREGSVGLLLLLGVGLFVGLVLWLRGVTIGRRSYSAIIEFANVGGMQQGGVVRYRGVNVGSIAAIRPGPNGVEVDVEIAPANLIIPRDVQIAANQSGLISEVSIDITPQASLPSNAVNALPLDPNCDRTLIVCNGARLQGEIGISLDQLISATTRFTTAYSDPNFVNTVNEATKNASQAAAGVAQLTRELSSLTRATQQQIGSLSATANSVQRAADEITASTTKTAAQFGATADQIRLTTAQVNRLVNNLDNLVTTNRTTLVRVLENIDQSSEQLRLTVGALSPTVNRFTQGELIQNLEALSANAAQASANLRDISNALNTPTNLVVLQQTLDSARVTFENAQKITSDLDELTGDPAFRENLRRLINGLSGLVSSTDQLQQQIEVAQTLDSVSATVKNAKLKNPEASAKGEDVAVDSSAIATLQSLEDLLERSSDAAKTAGTQVLPNPQDFDSHESSLELFPQ encoded by the coding sequence ATGCAGCGATCGCGCTCAGTTCGAGAAGGTTCTGTAGGACTATTATTACTACTAGGAGTAGGGTTATTTGTCGGTTTGGTTTTGTGGCTACGAGGAGTCACAATTGGTAGACGCAGCTACAGCGCTATCATTGAGTTTGCGAATGTTGGTGGAATGCAACAAGGCGGTGTCGTCCGCTATCGTGGTGTTAATGTTGGTAGCATTGCTGCAATTCGCCCTGGTCCTAATGGTGTAGAAGTCGATGTCGAAATCGCCCCAGCTAACTTAATTATTCCGCGTGACGTTCAAATTGCCGCGAACCAATCAGGATTGATTAGTGAAGTTAGTATCGATATTACACCCCAAGCATCGTTACCCTCAAACGCGGTGAATGCGCTACCACTCGATCCGAATTGCGATCGCACGCTAATTGTCTGTAATGGTGCGCGTTTACAAGGTGAAATTGGCATTAGCCTCGATCAATTGATTTCTGCGACTACGCGTTTTACAACGGCTTATAGCGACCCTAATTTCGTCAATACGGTTAACGAAGCAACAAAAAACGCCTCGCAAGCAGCCGCTGGGGTAGCCCAACTGACGCGCGAACTTTCTAGCTTGACACGCGCTACGCAACAACAAATTGGTAGCCTATCAGCAACGGCTAACTCGGTACAACGCGCCGCCGATGAAATTACCGCTTCTACAACAAAGACAGCGGCGCAATTTGGTGCAACTGCGGATCAAATTCGCTTAACGACAGCACAAGTCAATCGCCTTGTCAATAATCTGGATAATTTAGTCACAACAAACCGCACAACTCTAGTACGAGTTTTAGAGAATATTGACCAAAGCAGCGAACAATTACGGCTCACAGTTGGGGCGCTTTCACCGACGGTTAATCGCTTCACCCAAGGAGAATTAATTCAAAATTTAGAAGCATTATCGGCGAATGCTGCGCAAGCATCCGCAAATTTACGTGATATCTCCAATGCGTTGAATACTCCTACTAACCTTGTCGTACTACAACAAACGTTAGATTCGGCGCGAGTCACATTTGAGAATGCACAAAAAATTACATCAGATCTCGATGAACTCACAGGCGATCCCGCATTTCGTGAAAACTTGCGGCGACTTATTAATGGCTTGAGTGGTTTAGTCTCTTCTACCGATCAATTGCAGCAGCAAATTGAAGTTGCACAAACGTTAGATTCTGTATCCGCAACAGTGAAAAATGCAAAACTCAAAAATCCTGAAGCTTCAGCTAAAGGTGAAGATGTTGCAGTTGATAGCTCAGCGATCGCCACTTTACAAAGTCTTGAAGATTTGTTAGAACGCTCATCAGATGCAGCAAAAACAGCAGGTACGCAAGTTTTACCTAACCCCCAAGATTTCGATTCGCACGAAAGTTCGCTTGAGCTATTTCCGCAGTAG
- the aqpZ gene encoding aquaporin Z produces MNLTKRCVAEFIGTFWLVLGGCGSAVLAAAYTTDSSTIGVNTSFPLGIGFVGVSLAFGLTVLTMAYAIGHISGCHLNPAVSFGLWAGKRFPGSELLPYIIAQVLGAIVGAGVVYLIASGNSNFTLAGSNPLATNGYGVHSPGGYNLPAAFITEVVMTFMFLMIILGATDNRAPKALAPIAIGFGLTLIHLISIPVTNTSVNPARSLGPAIFAGRALFGQVWLFWLAPIVGALLAGWLYLTIFSESVVEEPPRVREPV; encoded by the coding sequence ATGAACCTAACAAAACGTTGTGTTGCTGAGTTTATTGGGACGTTTTGGCTAGTGCTTGGGGGTTGTGGTAGTGCAGTACTTGCCGCAGCTTACACTACAGATAGCTCAACGATTGGCGTTAATACTTCTTTCCCTTTAGGAATTGGTTTCGTTGGGGTATCGCTGGCGTTTGGCTTGACTGTACTAACCATGGCGTATGCGATCGGTCATATTTCCGGTTGTCATCTCAATCCTGCGGTTTCGTTTGGGTTATGGGCTGGTAAGCGATTTCCTGGTTCGGAATTATTACCATATATCATTGCTCAAGTACTAGGAGCGATCGTCGGTGCTGGCGTTGTTTACCTCATTGCTAGTGGTAACTCCAACTTTACACTTGCGGGTTCTAACCCATTAGCAACCAATGGATATGGCGTGCATTCACCAGGCGGTTACAATTTGCCAGCAGCGTTTATTACTGAAGTCGTGATGACTTTTATGTTTTTGATGATTATTTTAGGTGCAACCGATAATCGCGCCCCTAAAGCCCTCGCGCCCATTGCAATTGGTTTTGGCTTGACGCTAATTCACCTGATTAGCATTCCAGTTACTAATACCTCAGTTAACCCTGCACGCAGTCTAGGTCCAGCCATTTTTGCTGGTAGAGCGCTTTTTGGTCAAGTTTGGTTGTTCTGGCTAGCTCCGATCGTCGGCGCATTACTCGCTGGTTGGCTTTATCTGACAATTTTTAGCGAATCAGTCGTCGAAGAACCCCCACGAGTTCGCGAGCCAGTTTAG
- a CDS encoding VCBS repeat-containing protein, which yields MSNCIKRTSSCLIISTLLTFTSPGLAKTQIEIDYDTASFKNEKLKAGNVEVAVSYDRKEEFNDIDNLQYQILYNGIPQLTASTYTRFTGGVFLQDLDGNGVTEVVVRTFSGGAHCCTNYTIYTRQNNQFVKTETGFLDGIGGTFQDLDKDGKVEFITIDNSFLYGFSSYAGSFAPSRIYTFTNGKFNNVTRRYPQHLKSRAWEMYQAFIQSRKEQYEVNGILAGYVAQKALLGEYEEGWKFMLANYDRTSEWGLAIYQENREIGKYPNFPTALRAFLIQQGYLDKNGKPITN from the coding sequence ATGAGTAATTGTATCAAGCGAACGAGTAGTTGTTTGATTATTTCAACTTTATTAACTTTTACGAGTCCAGGACTTGCTAAAACTCAGATTGAAATTGATTATGATACAGCTTCGTTCAAAAATGAAAAGTTAAAAGCTGGAAACGTAGAAGTAGCTGTCAGCTACGACAGGAAAGAAGAGTTCAATGACATTGATAACTTGCAATATCAAATTTTATATAATGGTATTCCGCAATTAACCGCTAGTACTTATACTCGATTTACTGGTGGCGTTTTTCTCCAAGACTTAGACGGAAATGGAGTAACTGAAGTCGTTGTGAGAACATTTAGCGGTGGTGCGCACTGCTGTACTAATTATACTATTTATACGCGTCAAAATAATCAATTCGTTAAAACTGAAACAGGCTTTTTAGATGGAATTGGTGGGACTTTTCAAGATCTCGACAAAGATGGAAAAGTTGAATTTATCACTATTGATAATTCATTTCTTTATGGTTTTAGTTCTTACGCTGGTTCGTTTGCACCATCGCGAATTTACACATTTACAAATGGTAAGTTTAATAACGTAACTCGTCGATATCCTCAGCACCTCAAGTCACGTGCTTGGGAGATGTATCAAGCATTTATCCAAAGTAGAAAAGAACAATACGAAGTGAATGGAATTTTAGCAGGATATGTAGCACAAAAGGCACTTTTAGGCGAATATGAAGAAGGCTGGAAATTCATGCTTGCGAACTATGATCGCACATCAGAGTGGGGCTTGGCTATCTATCAAGAAAATCGAGAAATTGGTAAATATCCTAATTTCCCGACGGCATTAAGGGCGTTTTTAATTCAACAAGGTTATTTGGATAAAAATGGTAAACCTATAACAAATTAA
- the metK gene encoding methionine adenosyltransferase, translating to MKQDFMFTSESVTEGHPDKLCDRISDAIVDRFLQQDPLARVITECAVSTAIVFIAARFEPNTNVDFTDIARQVIAQVGYDQPAFNAKTCSILTSLKELPSDRLYHFDENQLSDADIEQIPVKNQATVFGFACKQTSALMPLPIWLAHKLAKQLSTVKQILPYLAPDGKVQVGVEYRDRKPNRIHSITIVASQNDTKPDLAQLQDDIRQTVIDRVFADEDIRPDPATRIFINPEGLFITGGPYVHAGLTGRKNAIDTYGEYSKHSGAALSGKDPIRIDRVGAYMARYAAKNIVAANLADECEVQLSYSIGLARPVSIQVETFGTGKISDTELTTLLAKHFDFRLAAIMRNFKLRFLPALTPGGFYTKLAAYGHVGRMDLHLPWEATDKVTVLAL from the coding sequence ATGAAACAGGATTTCATGTTTACCTCCGAATCTGTTACCGAGGGACATCCTGATAAACTCTGCGATCGCATTAGCGACGCGATTGTCGATCGCTTTTTGCAGCAAGATCCTCTTGCGCGAGTGATCACTGAATGTGCCGTTTCTACCGCAATTGTCTTTATTGCGGCGCGATTTGAACCAAACACAAACGTTGATTTTACCGATATTGCCCGCCAAGTGATTGCACAAGTTGGTTACGACCAACCTGCATTTAATGCAAAAACGTGTAGTATTTTAACTAGCCTCAAAGAATTACCGAGCGATCGCCTGTATCATTTTGACGAAAATCAGTTATCGGATGCAGACATTGAGCAAATTCCAGTCAAAAACCAAGCTACGGTGTTTGGCTTTGCTTGTAAACAAACTTCGGCTTTGATGCCATTACCAATTTGGTTAGCGCACAAACTGGCAAAGCAATTGAGTACTGTTAAACAAATTCTTCCCTACTTAGCACCTGATGGTAAAGTTCAAGTCGGAGTTGAATACCGCGATCGCAAACCAAATCGCATTCACAGCATCACCATTGTTGCAAGTCAAAACGATACCAAACCGGATTTAGCACAATTACAAGATGACATTCGCCAAACTGTCATTGACAGGGTATTTGCTGATGAAGATATTCGCCCTGACCCTGCGACGCGAATTTTTATCAATCCTGAAGGTTTATTTATCACAGGTGGTCCTTACGTTCACGCTGGATTAACAGGGAGAAAGAATGCTATTGATACGTATGGCGAATACTCAAAGCATAGCGGTGCAGCGTTGAGTGGTAAAGACCCCATCCGCATTGACCGAGTTGGGGCATATATGGCACGGTATGCTGCAAAAAATATCGTAGCAGCAAATCTAGCAGATGAGTGTGAAGTTCAGCTAAGTTATTCTATTGGACTTGCTCGCCCAGTCAGTATTCAAGTTGAAACGTTTGGCACAGGTAAAATCTCTGATACTGAATTGACAACACTTTTAGCAAAGCATTTTGATTTTCGCTTGGCGGCGATCATGCGTAACTTCAAATTACGCTTTCTCCCTGCACTTACCCCTGGTGGATTTTATACAAAACTTGCTGCTTATGGTCATGTTGGCAGAATGGATTTGCATTTACCGTGGGAAGCAACGGATAAAGTGACTGTATTAGCACTATAA
- a CDS encoding Precorrin-3B methylase — MPKKDRDTPLTQEALIKEVCRRIRVARSYWDAHNNAACRHERDRALQLYNTLTKEQKDQIPQVLRVWLRYRSEKYFGAHRTPPQRKKSKN, encoded by the coding sequence ATGCCGAAAAAAGATAGAGATACACCACTTACTCAAGAAGCACTTATAAAAGAAGTTTGCCGTCGGATTCGCGTAGCGAGAAGTTATTGGGATGCGCATAATAATGCCGCTTGTCGTCACGAACGCGATCGCGCATTGCAACTGTACAATACTCTTACTAAAGAACAGAAAGACCAAATTCCCCAGGTGTTGCGAGTTTGGCTGCGTTACCGTAGTGAAAAATATTTTGGCGCACACCGCACTCCACCACAGCGTAAAAAAAGTAAAAACTGA